In the genome of Terribacillus sp. FSL K6-0262, one region contains:
- a CDS encoding 2,3-butanediol dehydrogenase: protein MKALRWHDKKDVRLEEIDEPVIKPNQVKMKVKWCGICGSDLHEYLGGPIFIPVDEPHPLTGEVAPVTMGHEFSGEVVEVGPEVKDYQIGDRVVVEPIFATHGHQGAYNLDKQMGFLGLAGGGGGLSEYVAVDEELLFKLPDSLSYEQGALVEPSAVALYAVRSSKVKAGDKVAVFGCGPIGLLVIEALKAAGAAEIYAVELSPERQAKAEELGAIVVDPSKVDDTVEEIRRLTDGGVEVAFEVTGVPVVLRQAIQSTDIGGETMIVSIWEKPAEIMPNDIVIQERSVKGIIGYRDVFPQVLSLMEKGYFSAEKLVTKKIKLDEVVEEGFESLIKEKNQVKILVQSEQK from the coding sequence ATGAAAGCATTACGTTGGCATGACAAGAAAGATGTCAGATTGGAAGAAATCGATGAGCCTGTCATCAAACCGAATCAGGTGAAGATGAAGGTGAAATGGTGCGGCATTTGCGGAAGTGACTTGCACGAATATCTTGGCGGACCGATTTTCATACCCGTCGATGAACCGCATCCGCTGACTGGGGAAGTGGCTCCGGTGACAATGGGGCATGAATTTTCGGGAGAGGTAGTCGAAGTGGGACCTGAAGTGAAAGATTACCAGATTGGCGACCGTGTAGTCGTGGAACCAATCTTTGCAACGCATGGACATCAAGGGGCATATAATTTGGACAAGCAAATGGGCTTCCTGGGTCTTGCCGGCGGTGGCGGCGGCTTGAGTGAATATGTAGCCGTCGACGAAGAGCTCCTGTTCAAGCTCCCGGATTCTTTGAGCTATGAGCAAGGTGCGCTGGTAGAACCGTCTGCCGTAGCTTTATATGCAGTACGTTCCAGTAAAGTGAAAGCCGGGGATAAAGTGGCTGTCTTCGGCTGCGGACCAATCGGCCTGCTTGTCATTGAAGCATTGAAAGCTGCAGGAGCTGCTGAAATCTACGCAGTTGAGCTTTCACCGGAACGCCAGGCGAAAGCGGAAGAGCTGGGTGCCATTGTTGTAGATCCAAGCAAGGTGGATGATACAGTGGAGGAAATCAGGAGATTGACTGATGGCGGTGTGGAAGTTGCTTTTGAGGTGACAGGCGTTCCAGTAGTCTTGCGTCAGGCAATTCAGTCTACTGATATCGGCGGTGAAACGATGATCGTCAGCATCTGGGAGAAACCTGCTGAAATCATGCCGAATGACATCGTTATCCAGGAACGTTCCGTAAAAGGCATCATCGGCTATCGCGATGTTTTCCCTCAGGTGCTATCCTTGATGGAAAAAGGGTATTTCTCTGCTGAAAAGCTGGTAACGAAGAAAATCAAGCTTGATGAAGTGGTGGAAGAAGGCTTCGAAAGCCTGATCAAAGAAAAGAACCAAGTGAAAATACTTGTTCAATCCGAACAAAAATGA
- a CDS encoding aldo/keto reductase: MTERVQLGKSGLYVNPIGVGTNAVGGHNLYPNLDEEQGKEVVRQAIENGMNFFDTAFIYGPERSEELVGQVIKESGKRDDIVIATKAAHKIIDGGTKMDNSPKFLKDSVESALKRLQTDYIDLFYIHFPDEDTPKAEAVGALKELKDQGKIKSIGVSNFSIEQLKEANVDGYVDVLQSEYNLFKRGAEKDLLPYTAENNISFVPYFPLASGLLGGKYDENTKFDDLRANDPLFQGEAFKQNLQKVDQLRGIASRKDAEIAHVVLAWYLTRDSIDAIIPGAKRPEQVLNNLKTLDVKLTAEDIEAIDKIFR, translated from the coding sequence ATGACAGAACGCGTGCAGTTAGGCAAGTCAGGATTATACGTTAATCCGATTGGAGTCGGTACGAATGCGGTCGGAGGCCATAACCTCTATCCGAATCTGGATGAGGAACAAGGCAAGGAGGTTGTCCGCCAAGCGATCGAAAATGGGATGAATTTCTTTGATACAGCTTTTATTTATGGACCAGAACGATCCGAAGAGCTTGTCGGGCAAGTAATCAAAGAAAGCGGAAAACGCGACGATATCGTCATCGCAACCAAGGCTGCCCATAAAATCATCGATGGCGGGACGAAGATGGATAATTCGCCGAAATTCCTGAAGGATTCGGTGGAAAGTGCTTTGAAACGTCTGCAGACGGATTATATCGATTTATTCTATATCCATTTCCCTGATGAAGATACACCGAAAGCAGAAGCTGTCGGCGCTTTGAAAGAACTGAAAGACCAAGGTAAAATCAAAAGCATCGGTGTTTCCAACTTCTCTATCGAACAGCTTAAAGAAGCGAATGTCGATGGCTATGTAGATGTGCTGCAATCGGAATATAATCTTTTCAAACGCGGTGCGGAAAAAGACCTGCTTCCATATACAGCCGAAAATAATATTTCCTTCGTACCTTACTTCCCGCTTGCCTCCGGCTTGCTTGGCGGTAAATACGATGAGAATACGAAGTTTGATGATTTGCGTGCGAACGATCCACTGTTCCAAGGAGAAGCCTTCAAACAGAATCTTCAAAAAGTGGATCAGCTGCGGGGCATCGCTTCCAGGAAGGATGCAGAGATTGCTCATGTCGTGCTCGCTTGGTACCTGACTCGCGATAGCATCGATGCCATCATCCCTGGAGCAAAACGTCCGGAACAAGTACTGAATAACCTGAAGACATTGGATGTCAAATTGACTGCTGAGGATATCGAAGCTATCGATAAGATTTTCCGATAA
- a CDS encoding MMPL family transporter, which produces MQKIGAFISSKSGRWVILAAWIVLALALNLALPQANSQEDEQAETFLNDTNSEEAARIIEEEFSDNSGLPALLTWYQEDGLSDEDLQAIQQYSAGLQDAEIKAAAVPPFQDIPLPALKEQLSDDGTTLVMPILFADGTAADTVEAGLEKIQSAANDAFEQNPFEQGLDSGNLLVRTTGPAGISADAVSLFSQGDTTLLFATVLIVLIFLLVIYRSPILALVPLIGVGFAYLVISPILGALGEAESISFDSQGLAIMTVLLFGAGTDYCLFLITRFRENLWEIKSKKTALIRSLASASGAIAMSGLTVIVAMLVLLAADYGSINRFAIPFAISIFIMLLASLTLVPALLAIIGRVSFFPFIPRTAEMQKERAQDKGKPVHTKKPHNKIGNAVGSLVTEHPWKIAIITIVVLGVLAGISSRITYTYDTLSSFPDGMPSKEGFEILEDHMNAGELAPVSVITETDDPEAVHAALYDLPYTAAVVDPEQAKSNDRLIRIQLELNENPYSNEAMAHVPDIKETVAAVTGDADSVWIGGQTAEQYDTQQVTKHDEKWIIPIVVGFITLLLLTYLRSVTATIYLVATVLLSFFSALGLGWLILHHGFGVDAIQGFIPLYAFVFIVALGEDYNIFMISSIWKRSKTMPLKQAIADGVAHTGGVITSAGLILAATFAVLTTLPIQILVHFGTITAIGVLLDTFLVRPFLVPAMTAILGKWAFWPWRKRIQQSEQNEQKAQA; this is translated from the coding sequence ATGCAAAAAATAGGTGCATTCATAAGCAGTAAATCCGGGCGATGGGTCATTTTAGCAGCCTGGATTGTCCTTGCACTTGCATTGAATCTTGCTTTGCCGCAAGCAAACTCACAGGAAGACGAACAAGCCGAAACATTCTTGAATGACACAAACAGCGAGGAAGCGGCGCGCATCATCGAAGAAGAATTCTCCGATAACAGCGGTCTGCCTGCTTTGCTGACCTGGTACCAGGAAGATGGCCTTTCGGATGAAGATCTGCAGGCAATACAGCAGTACAGCGCAGGTTTGCAGGATGCCGAGATAAAAGCTGCCGCAGTTCCCCCATTTCAGGATATCCCGCTTCCAGCTTTGAAGGAACAGCTTTCGGATGATGGGACCACACTCGTCATGCCGATTCTGTTTGCTGACGGAACAGCTGCGGATACAGTGGAAGCAGGGCTTGAAAAGATCCAATCTGCAGCAAATGATGCCTTTGAGCAGAATCCATTCGAACAAGGATTGGACAGCGGCAACTTACTCGTTCGGACGACAGGTCCAGCTGGTATTTCTGCCGATGCTGTCAGCCTCTTCTCTCAGGGGGATACCACACTTCTCTTTGCAACTGTACTGATCGTGCTTATTTTCCTATTGGTCATCTATCGCTCTCCAATATTGGCATTGGTGCCTCTTATCGGTGTCGGATTTGCTTATTTGGTCATCAGTCCGATCCTTGGTGCATTGGGAGAAGCCGAGTCGATCTCATTTGATTCACAAGGACTCGCAATCATGACTGTATTGCTCTTCGGGGCAGGTACCGATTACTGCCTGTTCTTGATCACCCGCTTCCGGGAAAATCTTTGGGAGATAAAAAGCAAGAAAACAGCACTTATCCGATCCCTTGCTTCTGCAAGCGGCGCTATTGCCATGAGCGGGCTGACGGTCATCGTCGCGATGCTGGTCTTGCTCGCTGCAGACTACGGATCCATCAACAGATTCGCGATACCTTTCGCGATATCCATCTTCATTATGCTGCTTGCGAGCCTGACACTTGTACCAGCGCTGCTTGCAATCATCGGCCGTGTCTCCTTCTTCCCTTTCATTCCCAGAACAGCGGAGATGCAAAAGGAGAGAGCACAAGACAAAGGAAAGCCTGTCCATACCAAGAAGCCCCATAACAAAATCGGTAATGCTGTCGGCAGCCTTGTCACGGAACATCCTTGGAAAATCGCCATCATCACCATCGTTGTACTCGGTGTGCTGGCCGGAATTTCCTCGCGCATCACCTATACGTATGATACGCTGTCTTCCTTTCCGGATGGCATGCCTTCAAAGGAGGGCTTTGAAATCCTCGAAGATCATATGAATGCAGGAGAGCTTGCCCCGGTATCGGTCATCACGGAAACAGATGACCCCGAAGCAGTGCATGCTGCTTTGTACGATTTACCTTATACGGCGGCTGTGGTGGATCCCGAGCAAGCAAAATCGAATGATCGACTGATCCGTATCCAGCTTGAATTGAATGAAAACCCTTATTCAAACGAAGCAATGGCTCACGTTCCCGACATCAAAGAAACCGTGGCAGCTGTCACCGGTGATGCCGACAGCGTTTGGATCGGCGGTCAGACAGCAGAACAATATGATACACAGCAAGTGACCAAGCATGACGAAAAATGGATCATCCCCATCGTTGTCGGCTTCATCACTTTGCTGCTGCTGACATATTTACGCTCCGTGACTGCAACGATTTATCTCGTTGCGACCGTCCTGCTTTCCTTCTTCAGCGCATTGGGACTCGGCTGGCTTATCCTGCATCATGGATTCGGCGTCGACGCAATCCAAGGATTCATCCCGCTGTATGCATTTGTATTCATCGTTGCGCTTGGGGAAGATTATAATATCTTCATGATCTCAAGCATTTGGAAACGCAGCAAAACGATGCCGCTTAAACAAGCGATTGCAGACGGTGTTGCCCATACCGGCGGTGTCATCACCTCTGCAGGTTTGATCCTGGCAGCAACATTTGCCGTTTTGACGACTCTGCCTATTCAAATTCTTGTTCATTTCGGGACGATCACGGCAATAGGTGTACTTCTGGATACCTTCCTTGTCCGTCCTTTCCTCGTACCAGCCATGACAGCCATTCTTGGCAAATGGGCATTCTGGCCTTGGAGGAAGCGCATACAGCAATCCGAACAGAATGAACAGAAGGCACAGGCTTGA
- a CDS encoding TetR/AcrR family transcriptional regulator produces MARKKEVSAEQTQRNIIGTAERLFMTHGYRAISTRRIAEECGITQPALYHHFPNKQAIYLEVVRSTMVQTEEAMAHVLQDHADSKDRIRQIAYFMIMNHQGDMTQMFHDLQYEIDEEHQKTIQDWWMRSYFNPVMQTVTEGMAKGEIKSVTSASPMELSFFVLEMMKSSLPPSKQEQEARRTFADKKSKMLADILFDGIRKK; encoded by the coding sequence ATGGCGAGGAAAAAAGAAGTTTCCGCTGAACAGACGCAGCGGAATATTATCGGGACAGCTGAACGGCTTTTCATGACACACGGCTACAGGGCGATATCCACCCGCCGCATCGCAGAGGAATGCGGAATTACACAGCCTGCTCTATATCACCATTTCCCTAATAAACAGGCCATCTATTTGGAGGTTGTCCGTTCCACCATGGTGCAGACAGAAGAAGCGATGGCACATGTACTGCAGGATCATGCTGATAGTAAGGATCGTATACGACAAATAGCCTATTTTATGATCATGAACCATCAAGGTGATATGACGCAGATGTTTCATGATCTGCAATATGAAATTGATGAGGAACATCAGAAAACCATCCAGGATTGGTGGATGAGGAGCTACTTCAATCCTGTGATGCAGACAGTCACGGAGGGAATGGCCAAAGGGGAGATAAAATCAGTGACTTCTGCATCACCGATGGAGCTGAGCTTTTTCGTCCTCGAAATGATGAAATCTTCCCTCCCTCCTTCCAAGCAGGAACAGGAAGCAAGAAGAACGTTCGCCGACAAGAAATCGAAGATGCTCGCAGATATCCTTTTTGATGGAATCCGGAAAAAATAA
- a CDS encoding alpha/beta hydrolase, with protein sequence MGKKGILLSAAGLFGGYTLLVTQLVNKELRHMKAFTEEETIKREVEAGRYDKAAYDRLRKEEFDVPSNEGKIYGTHYVGNPDSRHVAVISHGVAVTKYNSIKYMNIFLELGFNVVLYDQRRHGLSDGSSITYGYHERHDLARVIQWTKERYDYDLKLGVHGESMGAATALLYAGTVEDGADFYIADCPYSDFAEQVAYRLKVQFRLPRQVFLPAAELIVRKMDGYRFRDVSPINAIANIEKPVLFISSLPDSYIPVQMTRDLYARKQKGYKQLHLFEKGDHAMSLAENKQEYERVVKRFLQEIGMEAQPVG encoded by the coding sequence ATGGGAAAGAAAGGTATATTACTTTCTGCTGCGGGCCTTTTCGGAGGATATACGCTGCTTGTGACACAGCTCGTCAATAAGGAGCTGCGCCATATGAAAGCCTTCACGGAGGAAGAGACGATCAAACGTGAGGTGGAGGCCGGGCGCTACGACAAAGCAGCTTATGATAGACTGCGTAAGGAAGAGTTCGATGTCCCTTCCAATGAGGGGAAAATATATGGCACGCATTACGTGGGGAATCCAGATTCCAGGCATGTAGCAGTCATCTCGCATGGAGTGGCTGTCACTAAATATAATTCCATCAAATATATGAACATATTCCTGGAGCTGGGCTTTAACGTCGTTTTATACGATCAGCGCAGACACGGACTTTCCGACGGCAGCAGTATTACGTATGGCTACCACGAAAGACATGATCTGGCTCGGGTGATCCAGTGGACGAAGGAACGGTATGATTATGATTTGAAATTGGGTGTGCATGGTGAATCCATGGGAGCAGCAACCGCGCTGCTTTATGCAGGGACAGTGGAGGATGGTGCCGATTTTTATATAGCTGACTGCCCTTACAGTGATTTTGCAGAACAGGTTGCCTATCGGCTGAAAGTTCAATTCCGTTTGCCGCGTCAAGTTTTCTTGCCGGCAGCAGAATTGATTGTCCGGAAAATGGATGGATACCGCTTCCGGGATGTATCCCCGATAAATGCCATAGCCAATATCGAAAAGCCTGTCCTCTTTATCAGCAGTCTGCCAGATTCGTATATTCCAGTGCAAATGACGAGGGACTTGTACGCACGGAAACAGAAGGGGTACAAGCAGCTGCATTTATTCGAAAAGGGCGATCATGCCATGTCCTTGGCCGAGAATAAACAGGAGTACGAACGAGTGGTGAAACGATTCCTGCAGGAGATAGGGATGGAGGCTCAGCCTGTCGGCTGA
- a CDS encoding aldehyde dehydrogenase family protein: MSQLAAGVHEKVERFLNGTKKLYINGEFTASATEKTFESYNPATGEVLATVYEAGAEDIDRAVKAARQAFDEGPWSTMTAAERSRIMYKLADLMEEHADALAQLETLDNGKPIRETTNADIPLAIEHMRYYAGWSTKIVGQTIPVNGPYFNYTRHEALGVVGQIIPWNFPLLMAMWKLGAALATGCTVVLKPAEQTPLSALYLAELAEEAGFPAGVLNIVPGFGETAGQPLVDHPLVDKIAFTGSTSVGKQIMANASKTLKRVTLELGGKSPNIVLPDADLTKAIPGTLNGVMFNQGQVCCAGSRVFIQKKQFDNVIADMASHAEKIKQGAGIHADTEIGPLVSLEQQERVLGYIEKGRSEGAELVTGGGKPQEQGYFVSPTIFADVRDEMTIAKEEIFGPVISAMPYDDLDELIRRANDSEYGLAAGVWTQDVTKAHYIANRLRAGTVWVNCYNAFDAASPFGGYKQSGIGREMGSYALDNYTEVKSVWIGME, from the coding sequence ATGAGTCAATTAGCAGCAGGTGTGCATGAGAAAGTGGAGCGTTTTTTGAATGGAACGAAGAAATTGTATATCAATGGAGAGTTCACGGCAAGTGCAACGGAGAAGACATTCGAATCATACAACCCAGCTACTGGTGAAGTACTGGCAACTGTCTATGAAGCCGGGGCAGAGGATATCGATCGTGCGGTGAAAGCAGCGCGCCAGGCTTTCGATGAAGGTCCGTGGTCGACGATGACAGCAGCGGAACGAAGCCGTATCATGTACAAGCTGGCCGACTTGATGGAAGAACATGCAGACGCACTTGCCCAGCTCGAAACGCTGGACAATGGGAAACCGATCAGGGAAACGACAAACGCGGATATTCCGCTGGCTATTGAACATATGCGCTATTACGCAGGCTGGTCGACAAAAATCGTCGGACAGACAATACCTGTGAACGGCCCATATTTCAATTACACAAGACATGAAGCGCTTGGTGTGGTAGGACAGATCATTCCGTGGAACTTCCCGCTCCTGATGGCGATGTGGAAGCTCGGTGCGGCACTGGCCACTGGCTGTACGGTGGTACTGAAGCCAGCGGAGCAGACACCGCTGTCCGCATTATACCTAGCAGAACTGGCAGAGGAAGCAGGATTCCCGGCTGGCGTTCTCAATATCGTGCCTGGATTCGGCGAAACAGCGGGCCAGCCGCTTGTCGATCATCCGCTCGTGGATAAGATTGCTTTCACCGGCTCCACCAGCGTCGGGAAGCAGATCATGGCCAATGCATCGAAAACATTGAAGCGAGTGACGTTGGAGCTTGGCGGCAAGTCCCCGAATATCGTTTTGCCGGATGCGGATCTGACCAAGGCAATCCCTGGTACGCTGAACGGTGTCATGTTCAATCAAGGACAGGTATGCTGCGCTGGATCACGTGTCTTCATCCAGAAAAAGCAATTTGATAATGTGATTGCCGATATGGCTTCCCACGCAGAAAAAATCAAACAGGGCGCTGGCATTCATGCAGATACCGAGATTGGTCCGCTCGTATCATTGGAGCAGCAGGAACGAGTGCTTGGCTATATCGAGAAGGGAAGAAGTGAAGGGGCGGAGCTCGTCACTGGCGGGGGCAAACCGCAGGAGCAGGGCTATTTCGTCTCGCCGACGATCTTTGCCGATGTACGGGATGAAATGACGATTGCCAAGGAGGAAATCTTCGGCCCGGTCATTTCGGCAATGCCTTACGATGACCTCGATGAACTGATTCGCCGGGCGAATGACAGCGAATACGGCCTGGCTGCCGGCGTCTGGACACAGGATGTCACAAAAGCACATTATATCGCCAACCGCCTCCGTGCCGGTACAGTGTGGGTCAACTGCTATAATGCCTTCGATGCGGCATCGCCATTCGGAGGATATAAACAATCCGGTATCGGCCGGGAAATGGGTTCGTATGCTTTGGATAACTATACCGAAGTGAAAAGTGTTTGGATCGGAATGGAATGA
- a CDS encoding alpha/beta hydrolase, which translates to MIHVFKAAKQANKPTFLLLHGTGGTEKDLLPLADMIDPDAAVLSVRGNVSEHGMPRFFKRLAEGVFDEEDLIFRTGELRDFLDEAAEKYGFDRDQIIAVGYSNGANIAASLLYHFSDSLKGAILHHPMVPRRHIELAKQQGTPVFITAGDNDPICPRSEAIELEQMLRDAGAEPSIHWESNGHSLTHTEVQAAAEWYRKHF; encoded by the coding sequence ATGATTCATGTTTTCAAAGCAGCCAAACAAGCAAACAAACCGACCTTTCTATTGCTGCACGGTACGGGCGGTACCGAAAAAGATCTGTTGCCGCTGGCTGATATGATCGATCCTGACGCAGCGGTTTTGAGCGTACGGGGAAATGTCTCCGAACATGGTATGCCCCGCTTCTTCAAACGTCTTGCAGAAGGGGTCTTCGATGAAGAGGATTTGATTTTCCGTACCGGGGAGCTGCGTGATTTCCTTGATGAAGCAGCTGAAAAATACGGATTCGACCGGGATCAGATAATCGCAGTCGGCTACTCCAACGGTGCCAATATTGCAGCAAGCCTCCTCTACCATTTCAGCGATTCGCTAAAAGGAGCGATCCTGCATCATCCGATGGTGCCTAGACGACATATCGAACTCGCCAAGCAGCAAGGAACGCCTGTCTTCATCACGGCAGGCGACAATGATCCCATTTGCCCGAGATCCGAGGCAATCGAGCTTGAGCAAATGCTTCGCGATGCTGGCGCTGAACCATCCATTCACTGGGAGAGCAATGGACACAGCCTCACCCATACAGAAGTCCAAGCAGCAGCGGAGTGGTATCGTAAACACTTCTGA
- a CDS encoding MarR family transcriptional regulator, with translation MAADNVGLSLKLFIVLTRALQSIKKRVEEDIKKQGINLTEFAVLELLFHKGDQPIQKIGSKVLLSSSSISYVVDRLVQKEMIRRRPCPEDRRITFATLTDKGRAFMEDYFPKHEQAIHSILAGLDDDEKAQVIEHIKTLGLYAEGASINK, from the coding sequence ATGGCGGCAGATAACGTAGGCTTATCGTTAAAGCTATTCATTGTATTGACAAGGGCTCTCCAATCCATCAAAAAGCGGGTCGAGGAGGATATCAAGAAGCAAGGAATCAATTTAACGGAATTCGCTGTGCTGGAACTGTTATTTCATAAAGGAGACCAGCCAATCCAGAAAATCGGCAGTAAAGTTTTATTATCCAGCAGCAGCATCTCGTATGTAGTGGATCGCCTGGTCCAGAAAGAGATGATCAGAAGACGTCCCTGCCCGGAGGATCGGCGCATTACCTTTGCCACTTTGACAGATAAGGGCCGCGCATTCATGGAGGACTACTTCCCTAAACATGAACAAGCGATCCACAGCATTCTGGCAGGTCTTGACGATGATGAAAAAGCGCAAGTCATCGAGCATATCAAAACACTGGGATTATATGCCGAGGGTGCTTCCATCAATAAATAA
- the pepT gene encoding peptidase T: MKQTLIDRLTTYAKVDTQSNEDIETTPSTPGQLELANMLVDELKQIGMEEVTIDDNGYVMATLPATTDKDVPVIGFMAHVDTATDFTGKNVNPQVIENFDGNDITLNEELDVVLSAAEFPELPGYKGHTLMTTDGTTLLGADNKAGIAEIMTAMEYLIQHPEIKHGKIRVAFTPDEEIGRGPHKFDVEAFGAAYAYTMDGGPLGELEYENFNGAQAKITFNGNNVHPGTAKNKMVNSMKIAMEFHAKLPEDEAPEYTEGREGFFHLLSFQGDVEQTKLQYILRDHDRDKFEAKKALFEEIAAELRAEYGDKSIELHMRDQYYNMREKIEPVMEIVDIASDAMKRLDIEPVIKPIRGATDGSQISYMGLPTPNVFTGGENYHGKFEYISVDNMEKATKVIIEIAKLFEEQAK; the protein is encoded by the coding sequence ATGAAACAAACATTGATCGACCGTCTTACTACATATGCAAAAGTGGATACACAATCCAATGAAGACATCGAAACGACTCCTTCCACCCCAGGGCAGCTTGAGCTCGCCAATATGCTAGTCGATGAGCTGAAACAGATCGGCATGGAAGAAGTGACGATCGATGACAATGGCTATGTAATGGCGACACTGCCGGCTACCACCGACAAAGATGTACCTGTGATCGGTTTCATGGCCCACGTCGATACCGCGACGGATTTCACCGGAAAGAATGTCAATCCGCAGGTGATCGAGAACTTCGACGGAAATGATATCACCCTCAATGAAGAGCTTGATGTAGTTCTGTCCGCAGCCGAATTTCCTGAATTGCCTGGCTACAAGGGACATACTTTGATGACGACAGACGGCACAACACTTCTCGGTGCCGATAATAAAGCCGGCATCGCCGAAATCATGACCGCGATGGAATACTTGATCCAGCATCCGGAAATCAAGCATGGCAAAATCCGCGTCGCTTTCACGCCCGATGAAGAAATCGGCCGCGGTCCCCATAAATTCGATGTGGAGGCTTTCGGTGCAGCATACGCTTACACTATGGATGGCGGTCCGCTAGGCGAACTGGAGTATGAAAACTTCAACGGCGCCCAGGCGAAAATCACGTTCAACGGCAACAATGTGCATCCAGGAACAGCAAAGAACAAAATGGTAAACAGTATGAAAATAGCCATGGAATTCCATGCCAAGCTCCCTGAGGATGAAGCTCCGGAATATACGGAAGGCCGCGAAGGCTTCTTCCACCTGCTTTCTTTCCAAGGAGATGTGGAACAGACAAAACTCCAATATATCCTTCGTGATCATGATCGGGACAAATTCGAGGCGAAAAAGGCTTTATTCGAAGAAATCGCCGCAGAGCTCCGAGCTGAATATGGTGACAAGAGCATCGAGCTGCATATGCGTGACCAATACTACAACATGCGTGAAAAAATAGAGCCTGTCATGGAAATCGTCGACATTGCATCCGATGCCATGAAACGCCTGGATATAGAGCCAGTGATCAAACCAATCCGCGGTGCAACGGACGGCTCACAGATTTCTTATATGGGCTTGCCGACCCCGAACGTCTTCACCGGCGGCGAGAACTATCACGGAAAATTCGAATACATTTCTGTCGATAATATGGAAAAAGCTACAAAAGTCATCATCGAAATCGCAAAACTGTTCGAGGAACAAGCCAAATAA
- a CDS encoding FAD-binding oxidoreductase, whose product MHIAVVGGGIAGASTAYHLAKAGKKVTIIDSKAKGQATAAGAGIISPWLSKRVRIKPYFTLAKAGALYYPSLLELLKEDGQANVSYKQVGALYVSASKKRLDELEKLAYKQRIDTPEIGEIKRLSAEEARGKFPPLREDMTALYLEGAARVDGRQLLQALLEAGEKHGVRYKQGEAVLLHEGNNKVLGVRVGEEMIEADAVVAAAGAWINNLLEPIGLKLPVEPQKGQIMHMRVDADTSDWPVILPKSSHYLLGFDDGKVVAGATREVGSGYDTKLTAAGMQEVVREALKVAPGLADEEVEEFRIGLRPAGPNPYPILGPVQAVDGLHLAAGFGPAGLNLAPYSGKLVAEAILGRTEGMDITPYLL is encoded by the coding sequence ATGCATATTGCAGTTGTCGGCGGAGGTATTGCCGGAGCGAGCACAGCCTATCATCTGGCAAAGGCCGGGAAGAAAGTGACGATCATCGATTCGAAAGCGAAAGGGCAGGCCACAGCAGCTGGAGCTGGCATCATTTCCCCGTGGCTGTCCAAACGTGTCCGGATCAAGCCTTATTTTACCCTGGCTAAAGCGGGTGCGCTTTATTATCCGAGCCTGCTGGAGCTGCTGAAGGAGGATGGCCAGGCAAATGTCAGCTACAAGCAAGTAGGGGCATTATATGTCAGTGCCAGTAAGAAGCGGTTGGATGAGCTGGAGAAGCTCGCCTATAAACAGAGGATTGACACACCGGAAATCGGGGAAATCAAGAGGTTGAGTGCAGAAGAAGCCAGAGGGAAATTCCCGCCGCTGCGCGAGGATATGACGGCTCTCTATCTGGAAGGTGCGGCGCGTGTGGATGGACGGCAGCTGCTGCAGGCTTTGCTTGAGGCAGGAGAAAAGCACGGCGTTCGGTATAAGCAGGGGGAAGCTGTCTTGCTCCATGAAGGAAACAACAAAGTCCTTGGAGTACGTGTCGGTGAGGAGATGATCGAGGCAGATGCAGTCGTGGCAGCGGCAGGAGCTTGGATCAACAATCTGCTGGAACCAATCGGCCTAAAGCTGCCAGTCGAACCGCAGAAGGGTCAGATCATGCATATGCGTGTGGATGCAGATACAAGTGATTGGCCGGTCATTCTGCCGAAAAGCAGCCACTATTTGCTTGGCTTCGACGACGGAAAAGTCGTGGCAGGAGCCACGAGGGAAGTAGGCTCAGGCTATGATACGAAACTGACAGCCGCGGGTATGCAGGAAGTGGTGCGGGAGGCACTGAAGGTCGCGCCGGGTCTCGCGGATGAGGAAGTGGAAGAATTCCGCATCGGTCTGCGTCCTGCAGGTCCGAACCCTTATCCGATCCTTGGTCCGGTCCAGGCTGTGGACGGACTTCACCTGGCAGCCGGATTCGGCCCTGCTGGTTTGAATCTTGCTCCATACTCAGGGAAACTGGTAGCAGAGGCAATACTTGGACGGACGGAAGGCATGGATATTACACCTTATTTGTTATAA